A single region of the Acidobacteriota bacterium genome encodes:
- a CDS encoding DUF1592 domain-containing protein codes for MALLISGFVPGGVGAASFEADVEPLFEASCLTCHVGTEMTPLDLTLLGHDLADRETFRLWERIFDRVSGGEMPPAGARRPAQRLVDSALDALKGALLEANRAERAGQRTPLRRLTRLEYEYTMQDLLGIDPDVAASLANDLPEETDTGGFDVVAENQGISPLHVRSYLTAAAGALDEALRAGPRPETRTVEIDYRKSPYLKRNSVGEYLGAGIVKIVDDAAVMFFEGGSTYTFHSMTEGFLVDMPGRYRVTIDAYPYQATSPITLTLFHGNQQGVATAALNSLIGSFDLVEPEGRVVEVTPYLRPRDLVAPSLADAYRPPDDKVSYFAPERNVRDYPWEGIAFRTMTIEGPLFDDWPPRSARELLPGIEFDDAGEPVLTEDPWDHVVDVVAGFGPRAFRRPLTEGELETYVALAKPALEDGLPFIEAVREPLRAMLIAPAFVYHVGSHGELDDFQVATRLSYLLWRSMPDRELFDLAAAGRLSDDDVLASQVDRMLDDPKSERFIDDFAGQAFRLYEMNATTPDKALYPEYDSRLGQAMTRETQLFLAELLAEDLSVGNLIDSDFTFLNRRLAEHYGFEGVTGQQMRKVAIPDDSPRGGLLTQASIHKITANGTTTSPVPRGNFVLANLLGQPAPPPPAGIEGLEPDTRGATTIREQLDRHRTDTVCNSCHRNIDPPGFALESFDPIGGFREAYRIPGEEGAGGYRKGLPVDVTGVTPQGQVFVGIEEYKKLLYGNELDQVARHIASQLIAFATGAPVEFADREAVEDILSELADDGYPLRSMIREVVKSDLFANL; via the coding sequence GTGGCGCTGCTGATCTCGGGCTTCGTTCCGGGCGGCGTAGGCGCCGCGTCATTCGAGGCGGATGTCGAGCCGCTGTTCGAGGCGTCGTGCCTGACGTGCCACGTCGGGACGGAGATGACGCCGCTCGACCTGACCCTCCTCGGTCACGACTTGGCGGACCGGGAGACGTTTCGACTGTGGGAGCGCATCTTCGATCGGGTCAGCGGCGGCGAGATGCCGCCCGCCGGTGCTCGAAGGCCGGCTCAGCGCCTCGTCGACTCCGCGCTTGACGCCCTGAAAGGTGCCCTGCTCGAAGCGAACCGGGCCGAGCGCGCCGGGCAGCGGACGCCGCTCCGCCGTCTCACCAGGCTGGAGTACGAGTACACGATGCAGGACCTGCTCGGGATCGATCCCGACGTTGCCGCGAGCCTGGCCAACGACCTGCCGGAGGAGACCGATACCGGCGGTTTCGATGTCGTGGCCGAGAACCAGGGCATCTCGCCGCTCCACGTGCGCAGCTATCTGACGGCCGCGGCCGGCGCCCTCGACGAGGCGCTCAGGGCCGGCCCGCGGCCCGAGACGCGAACGGTCGAGATCGACTACCGGAAGTCGCCCTACCTGAAACGGAACTCGGTCGGCGAGTACCTGGGCGCCGGCATCGTCAAGATCGTCGACGACGCGGCGGTCATGTTCTTCGAGGGAGGCTCGACCTACACCTTCCACAGCATGACCGAGGGCTTCCTCGTCGACATGCCGGGCCGCTACCGGGTGACGATCGACGCGTACCCCTACCAGGCGACATCGCCGATCACGTTGACCCTCTTCCACGGCAACCAGCAGGGAGTGGCGACCGCCGCGCTGAACAGCCTGATCGGCTCGTTCGACCTGGTGGAACCCGAAGGCCGGGTCGTCGAAGTCACTCCCTACCTTCGGCCGCGCGACCTGGTCGCTCCTTCGCTGGCCGATGCCTACCGGCCGCCGGACGACAAGGTGTCGTACTTCGCGCCGGAGCGAAACGTCCGGGACTACCCGTGGGAGGGCATCGCCTTCCGGACGATGACGATCGAGGGACCGCTCTTCGACGACTGGCCACCGCGCAGTGCGCGGGAACTGCTCCCCGGGATCGAGTTCGACGACGCGGGCGAACCCGTGCTCACAGAGGATCCCTGGGATCACGTCGTCGATGTCGTGGCGGGCTTCGGGCCGCGCGCGTTCCGGCGACCGCTCACGGAGGGCGAGCTCGAAACCTATGTGGCGCTGGCGAAGCCCGCCCTCGAAGACGGACTGCCGTTCATCGAGGCGGTCCGCGAGCCGCTGCGCGCCATGCTGATCGCTCCGGCATTCGTCTACCACGTCGGGAGCCACGGAGAGCTGGACGACTTCCAGGTCGCGACGCGGCTCTCCTATCTGCTCTGGCGTTCGATGCCGGACCGGGAGCTCTTCGATCTGGCGGCCGCCGGCAGGCTGTCGGATGACGATGTGCTGGCAAGCCAGGTCGACCGGATGCTCGACGATCCGAAGAGCGAACGCTTCATCGACGACTTCGCCGGCCAGGCGTTCCGGCTCTACGAGATGAACGCGACGACGCCCGACAAGGCGCTTTATCCCGAGTACGACAGCCGGCTGGGACAGGCGATGACCCGCGAGACGCAGCTCTTCCTGGCCGAACTCCTCGCGGAAGACCTGAGCGTCGGCAACCTGATCGACTCCGACTTCACCTTCCTCAACCGCCGCCTCGCCGAGCATTACGGTTTCGAAGGCGTCACCGGCCAGCAGATGCGCAAGGTGGCCATCCCCGACGACAGTCCCCGTGGCGGCTTGCTGACCCAGGCGAGCATTCACAAGATCACCGCCAACGGCACGACGACCTCGCCGGTGCCGCGCGGCAACTTCGTGCTCGCGAATCTGCTCGGTCAGCCGGCGCCGCCGCCTCCCGCGGGTATCGAGGGCCTGGAGCCGGACACGCGTGGCGCGACGACGATCCGCGAGCAACTCGACAGGCACCGCACGGACACGGTCTGCAACAGTTGCCATCGCAACATCGACCCGCCGGGCTTCGCGCTCGAGTCCTTCGACCCGATCGGCGGCTTCCGCGAGGCGTACCGCATTCCGGGCGAGGAGGGCGCCGGCGGCTATCGCAAGGGGCTTCCGGTGGACGTCACCGGCGTCACCCCGCAGGGGCAGGTCTTCGTCGGTATCGAGGAGTACAAGAAGCTGCTCTACGGCAACGAGCTCGACCAGGTGGCGCGCCACATCGCCTCCCAGTTGATCGCCTTCGCCACGGGCGCCCCGGTCGAGTTCGCGGACCGGGAAGCGGTGGAGGACATCCTCAGCGAGCTCGCCGATGACGGTTATCCCCTGCGCAGCATGATCCGGGAGGTCGTGAAGAGCGATCTCTTCGCCAACCTGTAG
- a CDS encoding DUF1552 domain-containing protein: MVRSIDRRTFLRASGVALALPLLETMQPSLLRAATGEAPRRMVNICNTLGIYPEAWLPKQTGAAYETTEYLRIIDRHREHYSLFSNYSHEDQTGRQPHNSEVTFLTAARGPGRDGFKNTISIDQAAANHLGYVTRFPSVTLGTASGQSQSYTANGVMIPAEISPARLFKKMFLAGEPEEVERESRNLASGGSILDRVKAEASALRRRVSSADQVRLDAYYAAVRTAEQELNEAGAWLKRPKPVVALDQPTDIPDKADLIGRIRLLFNMVPLILETDSSRVISIMIQDHGVAPQVQGVSGSHHNLSHHGQDEAKIDQLKKIEAQIIGQLDGLLTELRERGDSHGPLLDSTTVLFGSNLGNANSHEPKHLPILVAGGGLSHGKHHRHEGEHDAPLSNLFVTLLQAMGVETDRFGQSTGSLTWS; this comes from the coding sequence ATGGTCAGATCCATCGACAGACGCACCTTCCTTCGCGCTTCGGGCGTGGCGCTGGCCCTGCCGCTGCTCGAGACGATGCAGCCGTCGCTGCTTCGGGCCGCGACCGGCGAGGCGCCGAGGCGGATGGTCAACATCTGCAACACGCTGGGGATCTACCCGGAAGCGTGGCTGCCGAAGCAAACGGGTGCCGCTTACGAGACGACCGAGTACCTGCGGATCATCGACAGGCACCGTGAGCACTACTCGCTCTTCTCGAACTACTCTCACGAGGATCAGACCGGCCGCCAGCCCCACAACTCCGAGGTCACATTCCTCACGGCGGCCCGCGGCCCCGGGCGGGACGGCTTCAAGAACACGATCTCGATCGACCAGGCGGCGGCCAACCACCTCGGCTACGTGACGCGTTTCCCGTCCGTCACCCTGGGGACCGCGAGCGGGCAGAGCCAGTCCTACACGGCGAACGGCGTGATGATTCCGGCGGAGATCAGCCCGGCCAGGCTGTTCAAGAAGATGTTCCTCGCCGGCGAGCCGGAGGAGGTCGAGCGCGAGTCGCGCAATCTGGCGAGCGGCGGCAGCATTCTCGATCGCGTCAAGGCCGAGGCCTCGGCGCTCCGCCGGCGCGTCAGTTCAGCCGACCAGGTGCGGCTCGACGCCTACTACGCCGCGGTGCGCACGGCGGAGCAGGAACTGAACGAGGCCGGCGCCTGGCTCAAGCGGCCGAAGCCGGTGGTCGCCCTTGACCAGCCCACGGACATCCCGGACAAGGCGGACCTGATCGGCCGCATCCGGCTGCTCTTCAACATGGTTCCCCTGATCCTGGAGACGGACTCGTCTCGCGTGATCAGCATCATGATCCAGGATCACGGCGTCGCGCCTCAGGTCCAGGGTGTTTCCGGTTCCCATCACAACCTGTCTCACCACGGTCAGGACGAAGCGAAGATCGACCAGCTCAAGAAGATCGAGGCCCAGATCATCGGTCAGTTGGACGGTCTGCTGACGGAGCTCCGGGAACGCGGCGACAGCCACGGCCCACTGCTCGATTCGACCACCGTCCTGTTCGGCTCCAATCTCGGCAACGCGAACTCGCACGAGCCGAAGCACCTGCCGATCCTGGTCGCCGGCGGCGGCCTCAGTCACGGCAAGCACCACCGGCACGAGGGCGAGCACGACGCGCCGCTCAGCAATCTGTTCGTGACCCTGCTCCAGGCGATGGGCGTGGAGACGGACCGGTTCGGCCAGAGCACCGGCTCGTTGACCTGGTCGTAG
- a CDS encoding PKD domain-containing protein, which yields MASAPTAQAQRLLTLLSGVGEAASVGGPGPSIGPVPTAVQVDLELLRAAPVRLEVPTPDGSVLSAEQSVFEDRGGGDLMWSGGQPEAGYDTVVLTVEGGRLVGRFGAAGGGVYQIHAERDGRGGMAPIVGPGLDAPEPWCAVEAGAEDSQGIHAQGLTGAYAADLHQRVSNPQSHDRLDILVAYTATAAANWTGRGGAQAAIRHAGDYLKMVFRNNDLPVEPHIVHIAQASTALDRAGRDLGWHERQTRDHPLWVRIDRDGELLRLRHEHRADLVHLFTGESPLLLWPACGSARLLRKGEDAQGFSHKAYGWTTNHSLCGDYAVVFAHEIGHGLGAHHDPPNAGSPPTRFRPYALGYANFDVMPSVGTAMSYRGQVEPFFSTARIRPYGAVVGIAGEQDQERLLQETLHIGVRYSDYLMSLEGLPAAPSRLRAWFDGASVRLAWRDNAPDADGYELGYRVLRDDQWSAESLVTLEDRTEATLPMEWTEPGGLYEFWVRAAKGERRSLRSGIATLAVPAEPIEAPSDVFVTVAPPELGWVEVHWTDNSDSEAGFDVQLLRDGEVVDRNQAAADSARSEFHSRRGALQGGAEYEARVFAYNSSGYSESSETATFRWTIPDAPQPVTDLVVSATGPTTARVTWVDNSESDFYFVAARLPGWHDGFYVRDGVGRADLESLARGGRYTFEVHPSGFSSAGALASRFPLTLGQRGTGPRAPSELSWAMTDDGRVRVSWKDNSSDELGFEVQSSTAGSDSWKRLSTVPPDTESVVVSHSLLVRNLRVFAYNERGFSASAPQVPGVPNVVWMTATAGDGEVCLFWTVSPEEWATRMQVRWKPTAALPFDDTVDTWTDLPALGHKHGMEYIVPGLENGTEYTFAVRAATALGAGPAKTLTATPLALRKASFRLDIPCGEELCRTVTGAPVSFVDTSGGTVTERRWSFGDGAGSDQRSPTHAWSSPGYYDVTLTVSDGSSSGSVTRTVLVEAAVRAGSCQADPETLCLQDSRFEVKLDWWSAAGQPGAGRVVQAGTNVAGLFRFSDSEDWEVLIKVLDGCAINERIWVMGASTTGLGYRVRFTDTVTGESRSYAREPGGLAPVIVDREAFSGGCGAVTAAGAPSVGNLVREGTSGPSAQEPEASMPAVVASEQVTGWCEADPIRLCLHNRRFEVQAGLIVDGEYKEGRVARAGTDEFGIFYLSDPENWEVLVKVLDGCAINGHYWVLAAAASDQWLSLAVVNRVGGLVGVKGYAARSRPIVDTEAFPGPCAAGSSPRVENLTATAGDAEVSLTWLAPYVETVTGMQARWKASADLPFDDAVDAWTELPAAAREYTVRGLRNDTEYMFAVRALTAFGAGPDAIVTATPRYVPPRASFVVNVECVDDPCRVRTGEEIRFTDTSTGDVKEWHWSFGDGPTSDLKSPTHAWSSPGLYDVTLTVSDGSTSDSATRAFLVETPPRVPLKASFRLDIPCEEDLCRTFTDAPVSFVDTSGGNVTEWRWSFGDGATSNLRSPTHAWSTPGFYDVTLTVGDGSASDSATRTVLVEAVVPAGSCRFDSETLCLQDSRFEVRANWWSGDGESGPGRVVYAGTNDSGLFRFFDPLNWEILIKVLDGCGINRRMWVLGAATTDLGYGIVVTDTVTGESRSYENEPGRPAPAIIDTDAFSRPCDGGEGH from the coding sequence TTGGCGTCAGCTCCAACGGCGCAGGCCCAACGGCTTCTGACGCTGCTTTCGGGCGTCGGAGAAGCGGCATCGGTGGGCGGCCCGGGTCCTTCGATCGGGCCGGTTCCGACAGCCGTGCAGGTGGACCTGGAGTTACTGCGCGCCGCGCCGGTGCGGCTGGAAGTGCCGACGCCCGACGGCAGCGTCCTGTCGGCGGAACAAAGCGTGTTCGAGGACCGTGGTGGCGGTGACCTGATGTGGTCCGGCGGTCAGCCTGAGGCGGGTTACGACACGGTTGTGCTGACGGTTGAGGGCGGCCGTCTCGTGGGCCGATTCGGGGCGGCGGGCGGCGGCGTGTACCAGATCCACGCGGAGCGGGACGGCCGGGGCGGCATGGCGCCGATCGTCGGGCCGGGCCTGGACGCGCCCGAGCCGTGGTGCGCGGTCGAGGCGGGTGCGGAGGACAGCCAGGGCATTCATGCCCAGGGCCTGACAGGAGCCTATGCGGCGGATCTACACCAGCGCGTGAGCAATCCGCAGAGCCACGACAGGCTGGACATTCTGGTGGCGTACACGGCCACGGCGGCCGCGAACTGGACGGGCCGCGGCGGGGCGCAGGCAGCGATTCGCCACGCCGGCGACTACCTGAAGATGGTGTTTCGGAACAACGATCTGCCGGTCGAGCCGCACATCGTGCACATCGCGCAGGCGTCGACCGCTCTGGACCGGGCGGGCAGAGACCTGGGCTGGCACGAGCGCCAGACGCGCGACCATCCCCTGTGGGTACGGATTGACCGCGACGGGGAACTACTGCGCCTGCGCCACGAGCACCGGGCCGACCTGGTGCATCTCTTCACGGGCGAGAGCCCGCTTCTGCTCTGGCCCGCCTGCGGCTCGGCCAGACTGCTTCGGAAGGGCGAAGACGCACAGGGTTTCTCGCACAAGGCCTACGGCTGGACCACGAACCACTCGCTCTGCGGGGACTACGCCGTCGTGTTCGCGCACGAGATCGGCCACGGGCTGGGCGCTCATCATGATCCGCCCAACGCCGGGTCACCACCTACGCGGTTCAGACCTTACGCCCTCGGTTACGCCAACTTTGACGTGATGCCGAGCGTGGGCACGGCGATGAGCTACCGGGGCCAGGTCGAGCCGTTCTTCTCCACGGCGCGGATCCGGCCATACGGCGCTGTGGTCGGGATCGCCGGCGAGCAGGACCAGGAGCGGTTGCTGCAGGAGACCCTCCACATCGGCGTGCGCTACAGCGACTACCTGATGTCGCTAGAGGGCCTTCCAGCGGCGCCGAGCCGTTTGAGAGCCTGGTTCGACGGTGCGTCCGTCCGCCTCGCCTGGCGCGACAACGCGCCGGACGCGGACGGCTACGAGTTGGGGTACAGGGTACTGAGGGACGACCAGTGGAGCGCCGAGTCGCTCGTGACGCTCGAAGACCGCACTGAGGCGACTCTGCCGATGGAGTGGACTGAACCGGGAGGGCTCTACGAGTTCTGGGTCAGGGCGGCGAAGGGCGAAAGGCGGTCTCTACGCAGCGGCATCGCGACGCTGGCCGTCCCCGCCGAGCCGATCGAAGCGCCATCGGACGTTTTCGTGACGGTCGCGCCCCCCGAGCTGGGATGGGTCGAGGTCCACTGGACCGACAACTCGGACAGCGAAGCGGGGTTCGACGTGCAGCTGCTGCGGGACGGCGAGGTGGTCGATCGGAACCAGGCGGCGGCGGACAGCGCGCGTTCCGAGTTTCACAGTCGCCGCGGGGCGCTTCAAGGTGGCGCCGAGTACGAAGCGCGTGTGTTCGCCTACAACTCGTCGGGCTACTCCGAGAGCAGCGAGACGGCGACTTTCCGCTGGACGATCCCGGACGCGCCCCAACCAGTCACCGACCTGGTCGTGTCCGCCACCGGACCGACGACGGCACGCGTGACCTGGGTGGACAACTCGGAGAGTGACTTCTACTTCGTCGCTGCGAGGCTCCCAGGCTGGCACGATGGCTTCTATGTCAGGGACGGTGTCGGGCGGGCCGACCTGGAGAGCCTTGCCCGCGGCGGCCGCTACACCTTCGAAGTGCATCCTTCCGGCTTCAGTTCCGCTGGTGCTCTGGCGTCCCGTTTCCCTTTGACGCTGGGCCAGCGCGGCACGGGCCCGCGGGCACCCTCGGAATTGTCCTGGGCGATGACTGACGACGGGCGGGTCCGTGTGAGCTGGAAGGACAACTCGAGCGACGAACTGGGCTTCGAAGTCCAGTCCTCCACAGCGGGTAGCGACTCCTGGAAGAGGTTGAGCACCGTCCCTCCGGACACCGAATCGGTCGTCGTCTCCCACTCGTTGCTGGTGCGCAACCTCCGAGTCTTCGCCTACAACGAGCGTGGGTTTTCGGCAAGTGCTCCCCAGGTGCCCGGAGTGCCGAACGTAGTGTGGATGACGGCCACCGCCGGCGACGGGGAGGTCTGTTTGTTCTGGACGGTGAGTCCCGAGGAGTGGGCGACCAGGATGCAGGTGCGCTGGAAGCCCACGGCCGCGCTTCCGTTCGATGACACTGTCGACACCTGGACGGATCTTCCGGCCCTGGGCCATAAGCACGGCATGGAGTACATCGTGCCGGGCCTTGAGAACGGCACGGAGTACACGTTCGCGGTGCGCGCCGCGACGGCGTTGGGCGCGGGTCCGGCGAAGACCCTGACGGCGACTCCGCTTGCCCTACGAAAGGCCTCCTTCCGGCTCGACATCCCCTGCGGCGAGGAGTTGTGCCGGACGGTTACCGGCGCGCCCGTGTCGTTCGTGGACACGAGCGGCGGCACCGTGACGGAGAGGCGCTGGAGTTTTGGCGACGGCGCCGGGTCTGACCAGCGATCTCCGACGCACGCCTGGTCTTCGCCCGGTTACTACGACGTGACGCTGACGGTCAGCGACGGATCGAGTTCGGGCTCGGTGACGCGCACGGTGCTGGTGGAGGCGGCGGTACGCGCCGGCTCCTGCCAGGCCGATCCGGAGACGCTGTGCCTGCAGGACTCGCGCTTCGAGGTGAAGCTGGACTGGTGGAGCGCGGCCGGCCAGCCGGGTGCCGGCCGCGTCGTTCAGGCGGGCACCAACGTAGCGGGGCTGTTCCGGTTCTCCGACTCCGAGGACTGGGAGGTGCTGATCAAGGTGCTGGACGGCTGTGCGATTAACGAGCGGATATGGGTGATGGGGGCTTCGACGACCGGCCTGGGGTACCGCGTACGGTTCACCGACACGGTAACCGGCGAGTCGCGGTCGTACGCACGCGAGCCCGGCGGCCTGGCGCCGGTGATCGTGGATCGGGAGGCGTTCTCCGGGGGCTGCGGCGCCGTCACGGCGGCCGGTGCGCCGTCCGTCGGGAATCTCGTGCGCGAAGGAACGTCCGGCCCGTCCGCGCAGGAGCCGGAAGCCTCCATGCCCGCGGTCGTTGCTTCGGAGCAGGTAACGGGCTGGTGCGAAGCTGACCCGATCAGGTTGTGTCTGCACAACCGTCGTTTTGAAGTACAAGCCGGCCTGATCGTGGACGGAGAGTACAAGGAGGGCAGGGTCGCCCGGGCGGGAACGGACGAGTTCGGGATCTTCTACCTGTCCGACCCCGAGAACTGGGAGGTGCTCGTCAAGGTGCTGGACGGCTGTGCGATCAACGGGCACTACTGGGTCCTCGCTGCCGCGGCAAGCGATCAGTGGCTTTCCCTGGCCGTGGTGAACAGGGTGGGAGGGCTGGTCGGGGTCAAGGGCTACGCGGCGCGGAGCCGGCCGATCGTGGACACGGAGGCCTTTCCCGGGCCCTGCGCTGCTGGCAGTTCGCCGCGTGTTGAGAACTTGACCGCCACCGCCGGCGATGCGGAAGTCAGTTTGACCTGGCTTGCCCCCTACGTTGAAACGGTGACCGGGATGCAGGCGCGCTGGAAGGCCTCAGCCGATCTGCCGTTCGACGACGCGGTTGACGCCTGGACGGAACTGCCGGCCGCGGCTCGGGAGTACACGGTGAGGGGTCTCAGGAACGATACGGAGTACATGTTCGCCGTGCGCGCCCTGACGGCGTTCGGCGCTGGCCCGGACGCCATCGTGACGGCAACGCCGCGCTACGTGCCCCCCAGGGCGTCCTTTGTCGTCAACGTCGAGTGCGTCGATGATCCCTGCCGTGTACGAACCGGAGAGGAGATCAGGTTCACGGATACCAGCACTGGCGACGTGAAGGAGTGGCACTGGAGTTTCGGTGACGGCCCCACGTCGGATCTGAAGTCGCCGACGCACGCGTGGTCCTCGCCGGGGCTCTACGACGTCACGTTGACCGTCAGCGACGGTTCGACCTCGGACTCGGCGACTCGGGCGTTTCTAGTGGAGACACCGCCACGCGTGCCCCTCAAGGCTTCCTTCCGGCTCGACATTCCGTGCGAGGAAGACCTCTGCCGGACATTCACGGACGCGCCGGTGTCGTTCGTGGATACGAGCGGCGGCAATGTGACGGAGTGGCGCTGGAGCTTCGGCGACGGCGCCACGTCGAATCTGCGATCGCCTACGCACGCGTGGTCTACACCGGGGTTCTACGACGTGACGCTAACGGTCGGCGACGGTTCGGCTTCGGACTCGGCGACGCGGACAGTGCTGGTCGAGGCGGTGGTGCCTGCCGGTTCCTGCCGCTTCGATTCGGAAACGCTCTGCCTTCAGGACTCGCGCTTCGAGGTGAGGGCGAACTGGTGGAGCGGGGACGGCGAGTCCGGACCCGGGCGGGTGGTCTACGCGGGCACCAACGACTCGGGCCTGTTCCGTTTCTTCGATCCCCTGAACTGGGAGATCCTGATCAAGGTACTGGACGGCTGCGGCATCAACAGGCGCATGTGGGTACTGGGCGCTGCAACGACCGATCTGGGGTACGGGATCGTTGTCACCGACACGGTCACCGGCGAGTCGCGGTCGTACGAGAACGAGCCGGGCCGGCCGGCGCCGGCGATCATTGACACTGACGCCTTCTCAAGGCCGTGCGACGGCGGCGAAGGCCACTGA
- a CDS encoding CoA transferase, with product MEEQQALRGVRVLELADGVAAAYCARQFALWGADVVVLEREGGSRLRRMGPHGGEGAARESLLWQFVAANKRAMSLSSACPDTDALLDLLRLADVLVTDWADADLERWGLTLDGLRKRLPGLVLVSVSPFGLDGPYAGLVGSELVVQALSGYAFLNGDRGRAPLKAPGHILGYACGVSAFVAALAVLVSRLESGRGRFIEVSAFDVIAGILPLLPIEYGGAPPQREGGSTTGVRVHCCRDGWVTFMPPLEEQVADYGAVLGVEDGEWPPIEDGEEPPAWRRRLIPLLADKVRDKSADEVFHGLLRRRVVCGKVLSPADLLDDEHLAARGFFRTLRHPRLGELPFAGPAATHGRTGPAPPAPAPGAEEQIDPSRLDWSPAGRTIADSGKVESLPLEGVEIVDMTQAWIGPYAAMLLADLGADVIKVESHQRPDVWRRWLANPKPAGNVLGGHINTSPYYNSVNRNRRSLCLDLKTGEGRDLLGRLIADADVLMENFTPRVMERFGFDWPAVEKLNPSLVMTSWSGFGKTGPLSDYKANGTSIEALAGWDWLHRYPGGEPMVMGFYQADAITGLQMAATTLVALFHSRRTGQGQAIDGSMMEAAAGYLGEVLLDAAFGGERTATGNGDFDFAPHGVYPCAGEDRWIALAVDSDEMWERLVAVSGSESLADSVLCLQRDRIANAEKLDEALAAWTRSQTAEHLMARLQAAGIAAAVVRTTSELMACPHLEQRRWFRRIEHADVGSHRYAGHPWRMDGLPERSDLPSPRLGEHSRELLRERLGLSDAEIDDLFDRGVTGAVLS from the coding sequence TTGGAGGAGCAGCAGGCGCTTCGTGGCGTCCGCGTTCTTGAACTGGCCGACGGCGTCGCCGCGGCCTACTGTGCGCGGCAGTTCGCGCTCTGGGGCGCCGATGTCGTCGTGCTGGAGCGCGAAGGCGGCTCGCGGTTGCGACGGATGGGGCCGCATGGCGGGGAAGGGGCCGCCAGGGAGTCGCTTCTCTGGCAGTTCGTCGCCGCGAACAAGCGGGCGATGTCGCTGTCCTCCGCGTGTCCCGATACGGACGCGCTGCTCGATCTGCTGCGGCTCGCCGATGTCCTCGTAACCGACTGGGCCGACGCCGACCTGGAACGCTGGGGCCTTACGCTGGACGGTCTGCGGAAGCGCCTGCCGGGACTGGTTCTCGTGTCCGTTTCGCCGTTCGGCCTGGACGGTCCCTACGCCGGCCTCGTCGGCTCGGAGCTGGTGGTTCAGGCGCTGTCGGGCTACGCCTTCCTCAACGGCGACAGGGGGCGCGCCCCGCTCAAGGCGCCTGGGCACATCCTGGGCTACGCCTGTGGCGTCAGCGCCTTCGTTGCCGCGCTTGCCGTGCTCGTCTCGCGACTCGAGAGCGGACGAGGCCGGTTCATCGAGGTTTCGGCCTTCGACGTGATCGCGGGCATCCTGCCGCTGCTGCCGATCGAGTACGGCGGCGCGCCTCCCCAACGGGAGGGCGGCTCGACGACCGGTGTGCGGGTCCATTGCTGCCGTGACGGCTGGGTGACCTTCATGCCCCCGCTGGAGGAACAGGTCGCCGACTACGGCGCGGTACTCGGCGTCGAGGACGGGGAGTGGCCTCCGATCGAGGACGGTGAGGAACCGCCCGCGTGGCGGCGCAGGCTGATCCCGTTGCTGGCCGACAAGGTGCGGGACAAGTCGGCGGACGAGGTGTTCCACGGCCTGCTGAGGCGGCGCGTCGTCTGCGGCAAGGTGCTGTCGCCGGCCGACCTGCTGGACGACGAGCATCTGGCCGCTCGCGGCTTCTTCCGCACGCTCCGCCATCCGCGGCTCGGCGAGCTGCCGTTTGCGGGTCCCGCGGCGACGCACGGGCGCACAGGCCCCGCTCCGCCGGCCCCAGCCCCCGGCGCCGAGGAGCAGATCGATCCGTCGCGGCTCGATTGGAGCCCGGCCGGGAGGACCATCGCGGACTCCGGGAAGGTCGAATCCCTGCCGCTCGAGGGCGTGGAGATCGTCGACATGACCCAGGCGTGGATCGGTCCCTACGCCGCCATGCTGCTGGCCGATCTCGGCGCCGACGTGATCAAGGTCGAATCGCACCAGCGCCCCGACGTCTGGCGGCGGTGGCTCGCGAATCCGAAGCCGGCGGGGAACGTGCTCGGCGGCCACATCAACACGAGCCCCTACTACAACAGCGTCAATCGCAACCGGCGGTCCCTTTGCCTGGATCTCAAGACCGGGGAGGGCCGGGACCTGCTCGGGCGTCTGATTGCCGATGCGGATGTCCTGATGGAGAACTTCACGCCCCGGGTCATGGAACGGTTCGGCTTCGACTGGCCGGCCGTGGAGAAGCTGAATCCCAGCCTGGTGATGACCTCCTGGTCAGGCTTCGGCAAGACCGGGCCGCTGAGCGACTACAAGGCGAACGGGACCTCGATCGAGGCGCTTGCCGGCTGGGACTGGCTGCACCGGTATCCTGGCGGGGAGCCGATGGTCATGGGCTTCTACCAGGCCGACGCGATCACGGGACTGCAGATGGCCGCGACCACGCTCGTCGCTCTCTTCCACAGCCGGCGCACCGGTCAAGGACAGGCGATCGACGGCAGCATGATGGAGGCGGCTGCCGGCTACCTGGGCGAGGTGCTTCTCGACGCTGCGTTCGGCGGCGAGCGGACCGCGACGGGCAATGGCGACTTCGATTTCGCTCCGCACGGCGTCTATCCATGCGCGGGAGAGGATCGCTGGATCGCGCTGGCGGTCGACTCGGACGAGATGTGGGAACGGCTCGTAGCCGTCTCAGGTTCCGAGAGCCTTGCGGATTCGGTCCTTTGCCTCCAGCGCGACCGGATCGCCAACGCGGAGAAGCTCGACGAGGCGTTGGCCGCGTGGACGCGCTCCCAGACAGCCGAGCACCTGATGGCCCGCTTGCAGGCCGCCGGCATCGCCGCCGCCGTCGTGCGCACGACCTCCGAACTCATGGCGTGTCCTCATCTGGAACAGCGGCGCTGGTTCCGCAGGATCGAGCACGCGGACGTGGGCAGTCACCGCTATGCCGGCCATCCCTGGCGGATGGACGGCCTGCCGGAACGCTCCGACCTGCCTTCGCCGCGGCTCGGCGAGCACAGTCGCGAGCTGCTGCGGGAGCGCCTCGGTCTCTCCGATGCTGAAATCGACGATCTCTTCGACCGCGGCGTCACCGGAGCCGTACTGAGCTAG